One part of the Salmo salar chromosome ssa10, Ssal_v3.1, whole genome shotgun sequence genome encodes these proteins:
- the LOC106561826 gene encoding synaptotagmin-7 yields the protein MQEAPPANQEALPPPPDKRGVGNKPCNSPKGHRPDGHSSVTDLANSLTGDMVMLSPGSEDDDGEGAVSEKLGRIQFSVGYSFQDSTLTVKILKGQELPAKDFSGTSDPFVKIYLLPDKKHKLETKIKRKNLNPHWNETFLFEGFPYEKVRERTLYLQVLDFDRFSRNDPIGEVSIPLNKLSDLGHMQTFWKELKPCMDGAGRRGDLLVSLCYNPTANTITVNIIKARNLKAMDIGGTSDPYVKLWLMHKDKRIEKKKTVTIKRCLNPVFNESFPFEVPAHVLRETTIIITVMDKDRLSRNDVIGKIYLSWKSGPAEVKHWKDMMGRPRTNVAQWHALKA from the exons gggcgTGGGCAACAAGCCATGCAACAGTCCCAAGGGCCATCGCCCCGACGGACACTCCTCAGTCACCGATCTGGCCAACTCACTCACCGGAGACATGGTCATG CTGTCCCCGGGATCAGAGGACGACGATGGTGAAGGTGCTGTCAGTGAGAAGCTGGGACGGATCCAGTTCTCTGTTGGTTACAGCTTCCAGGATTCCACTCTGACTGTCAAGATCCTCAAG gGCCAGGAGCTACCAGCCAAGGACTTCTCTGGGACCTCTGACCCCTTTGTCAAGATCTACCTGCTGCCTGACAAGAAGCACAAGCTGGAGACCAAGATCAAGAGGAAGAACCTAAACCCTCACTGGAACGAGACCTTCCTGTTCGAAG GTTTCCCATACGAGAAAGTGAGGGAGAGGACTCTGTACCTGCAGGTGTTAGACTTTGACCGATTCAGTCGTAACGATCCCATCGGGGAGGTTTCCATCCCTCTCAACAAGCTCAGTGACCTGGGACACATGCAGACCTTCTGGAAGGAACTCAAACCCTGCATGGACGGAGCT GGGAGGCGAGGGGACCTGCTGGTGTCTCTGTGCTATAACCCAACAGCCAACACCATCACTGTGAACATCATCAAAGCACGTAATCTCAAAGCCATGGATATAGGAGGAACATCAG ACCCCTATGTGAAGCTGTGGCTGATGCACAAGGACAAACGCATTGAGAAGAAGAAGACTGTGACGATAAAGCGTTGTCTGAACCCCGTCTTCAATGAGTCTTTCCCCTTCGAGGTTCCGGCCCACGTCCTCCGGgagaccaccatcatcatcacggTCATGGACAAGGACCGGCTCAGCCGCAACGATGTCATCGGCAAG atcTACCTATCATGGAAGAGTGGTCCAGCGGAAGTGAAACACTGGAAGGACATGATGGGCCGGCCGCGTACTAATGTGGCCCAATGGCACGCTCTCAAGGCCTGA